DNA sequence from the Brienomyrus brachyistius isolate T26 chromosome 18, BBRACH_0.4, whole genome shotgun sequence genome:
TTCATAGAATCTAAGATCTTTATCTGTTCTTGAAACATATGTCATCTTGACACAAAGTCTTTTTTAAAATTCCCCTCTTCATACAATGCATTCCTAATTATCACGTAGATGCTACTTCGGTTTATTCTAAAAATTGTGAACAATGATTTACACGCACATTAAAAAACAAAGTGAAAAATCGGATATCAGCAACGATTGTCATATATTCcgaaaaacacaaaatacagaGTCCCAGATTATTACGAAGCATGTACATAAGACAAATACTGAACAATATTGAAAATAGTCAGGATCACATAAAATCATATACAAATAGCAGTGACAGGTAATGTTTCCTAGTGTAAGGGCATACTGTATCTTTAATACTAAAAGTCTCCACTTGGGTACGCCGTGCATTTTGATCTCAGTAATTAGCCTTACTCACGTTAGCAGTCTTCATAACTGTGGAATTTCACGTTTCTCACAGTAACTTTTCAGTGCtgttaatttagcatttttaatAATGGGTCCAAAACGTAGTGCTCCCCCTGATCAGAGGAGTGATTGCTTGAAGTGTcctctcacacctgcacttgaaCAGCTAACCTAAAGATTACCCCCAAAACCTGCataccctttgtggataagactgGACAACCCTGGCATAAGACAAGCTTTCTCTGCTGAAAGCCTCGCTGATATGTCACATCTATAATAATTTGGTTAGTTCATTTGCTACCTTAACCATTCTGAGAATACAGAAGGCTTAAGCGCACTCCCCTATCTGAAAATGATTTGGATTCATGTTTCACCCCACCCCAACTGCAGAAAGAAATGAAAACACACGTACACCTGGCAGGTGGGTGCTGTTCACGCTCGGCTACACTTCTTGCCCTCTATTTATTGCTTATGTTAGGACTGTGGTGAATAGGGTGGCTATTCCCATGGAGCAGGTATAGGTGTCTGCAGGCTGGTGGCATTTCGAAAGGTTTAGTTGGCTGTCAAAAGGAATAGAGTGTAGCGAACTGGGTGGAACTACGTACGGTTTTTCCTTTGTGCTTTTTGAAAGTATGGAAGTGTAAACAAGCATATGAAATGTCTTACGCGACATGAAGAAATAtgaaaaaagcatttaattATAGAACGCCGATTAATCATAGTCTTTGTCTGACCTATATGTCTGGTGAATATCTGGTCTCTTTCTGAAATAGTTTACCAGCATCATTTACAGCCAACAGAAATGACCTTTTGTCACGCCTACTACTCTGTCCTGCAGAGATTCACGTCTCACGTGGGATGGATTGGGTGTGGGAGCAGTACCTGGATCTCATCACACTTTATGAGCTTCTCCACTTCCTCCTGGCTGAGCAGCATGAATTCCTCATGTTGAACTACCTCTGCAAAGTGCTTCTGGGAGAAGAGCTCGGCAGCCTGCATCAGGTCCAGGCAGTTGTGTGTCTCCGCAAAATCGCGGATGCCCAGGCAGTTGGATGGGTCCAGCTGGCTTTCCAAAAAATCACAGCAAGCTCGCTTCACCCCTGAGGAAATGCACACACACGGATGAGCACAGATTCATAAAAAGACCCATGCACacatattcagagacatgcatACATGTGACACATATGCCTTTCAGCGGTCTGCCAAAACAAGTCAGATGGTTGCTACAGCTGCCACAAAAAATCTAATCTATTTATATACCATTTAATTGCACATGCATAATCACACACAGTAAATATTGGTCCATCTTAACTAAGGAACCGCACAAAAACCCTAATACCTGAACCCTTACTTTGATGCCAAATGAAAACTGAGCTGCCACAGGAGGAACTGTGGCAAGCAGTAATTTGGAAAATTCCAGCACTCACTTACTACATACACATATGTAATAAATACTAAAAAACAGAACCATACAAGAAACAAATAGAAGTTCGGTGTTTATGATAATCAGGTAGGCAAAAAAGTGGAACACTGTACAAGTAAGAGAACAGATGCTATCACTGGACTGCTTTTTTGGATACTGCCTATTTATTGATTTAGTCACACTGAGAGCAGTTATCTTAAAAtatacagagaaaaaaaaaatcagaaccaACACAGTTAAGCTCTTCTATGGAAAGAAGGGAGCTTCACTGCGGGTTCTAGAGTTACCTTTCAGCTGCAGTAAGCAGGCAGCTGGAAGCAGCTCCTGCACGTTCTCCACAGTCACTAGAACTGTCTCTGTATAAACAAAGTCCAATAGGATCTCCATGGTAGAAGCTGTCAACCCTTGGATATCTACGAAGGACTTCCCTTTCTCTGAAAGCTGCAAAGAACCAAAGCTGATTCAAACCTGAGCCACTTACAAAGGAAGCAAGCCGTGTTTTCACTACACtgcagaatgattttttttcctagaTATGTTGTTTCTTGTTATTTGTATGGCATTTGGCTAAACACGCAATTCTAAAGCAATACTTGCACATGATCAGGAAGACATTATGATTCTGAAATATACAAACTTAACTTTGCTTAAGTAAACTGTGCTTAACCGTattgtgtaaataaaataataatgttttaatgtgaaaatgtaaaaaaaaaaatctgtaatgaAACGTATCTACTAAGCAATTTAGTGCAGGGTGGCTGGTTCTATAGAGGTTGGTATGGGAAGGAGGGAGTTTTAAGACCAAAGGCAGACACTTTTACCTCACTGGTGAACATGGCACAGAAGTAGTCGCTGCACGCAGCCAGGACAATGCGATgggcaggaaagtctgtgtTCTCCACCCTCAGCGTGATGTCACAGAGGGTGTTGCTCTTGCGCAGGGCATTCATGGCATTCAGGATGGACTTGGCGTGGGAGTTCGTCATGATATCTTTGGGGGCCATGCTGGTGTGGGGAAGGGAGCCCAGGGAACCTGACCTCGGGGCCTGAGCTAATGCCCCACAAAAGGCCATGGAGAGACAGGGAAGAGAAATCTGTGTGGAGCAAAAATACTGGTCCTGTCCGTTCATTTGGGTCTACTAAGGCCAACTACGGACTTTCAGCAAAAATTGACATTCAACCAGAAATGCCATGAAATGACAGTTCATGGATCTATGAAGCTCAAACTACTCAATCACTAAGTATGCAAGATTCTTaatgtgtgttatttttaaaatattgtatTTCTTATTTAATATAGAGAGACAGGTAGGAGAAGTCTTTGAAAGAGGAGTACTGATCCCGCCCATTTATTTAGGTATGTGAATATCACCTATGAACCTTCAACCACAATTGTTGATATTTAATACAAAATTCACTAACCAAGTCTTAAGCGGCCATATATAGACAAGCGAATATGCAATATGCGACTACGCAGGTATTACCTTTAGCAACAAAAATGAAAAGCTTTATCTTTCTCTCAGCAGCTTGGCCATTCTGAATGTCACTGAGACAGATTAGTATTCAAGTTAGCATCGTTTTCTTCGATGACCTCAGTAAGCATGATAAGCGCAGACTTCGGTGCGGTGAAGGTGTCGACGGTGATTCAGCCTCACACATAAACCATAAAGCAGGATACTCTGATCTCGAATGTAACAGGCCATTTACAGTCCTTCAACCTTAGACACCCGATTTATATTTTTGTATGACACGACTATAACAGGTATGCATGTCATGCATGTGTACAATATTGACAGCCACAAATAATCAACCACATTCATGACGGCGGCGATTTCATGTCAATAAAATTTAACTACATGTCTATATAATCCCATATCAAAAAACGTACATGTCCAAAGCAAGTCTTTAAATAAAACTCAGCGAAACCTTCGATGATTCGCGAAGCGCACCTAGCTTGCTAGCTATTCAGATAATAAATAGATGGAATAATACAAAGGGAAAGATACGGCACTAGAAATTCGGCAAATTGCGTTTGTTCAGCGATAAGGTCGCACCCCAGTATGTCAGTAATATTATTAGCTACCTAAAACTAGGCACCTACAGTTCACAACACCGTAGGGCTAGCAAACACTTAGCAAGCTAGTTACGAACCCAATGCACGTAAATTGCTTTCGAAATTGCCGCAATAAAGCGATTTAATTTGACATCTAATTCGGAAGTTTCGAAATGTTTTTTTACATACAAACTGCAGTAATCAAGACGTCCGGAATTTTGCAGTTACAGAAGCCGATGATTGTGCTTCATTCTCCGTCGAGACCACCACTCCGAATGCTGGTATGTTCTCCCGGCGGCCTGTATCAGATTAAGGTTACGTTTTCACTAAAAGTCACGACAAACTAAAGCGAACCTACacgttatttttttgttttatttttcgaAAAtacattcagtgttttatatgtgTAATTCGAGCATTCCGGACTGGATCTGCCTCTTACACCCACAGAGGAAAACGTTCTCACGCGCAAACACCAATATAGCTACGTCATATTCGGCGCGCTCCGGGGCGCGTGAACGCTCATCCCCCCACGCAatgcgatgggggggggggggtgggacttGAAAAATTACCACATTGCTTAAATGCTCAATCACCACCATCTATcgctagggtgaccagataatccattcagctaggacaggattttttaaatactattttaattaaaagaaccTGGATCTCAGTTAAGCACCGCGTtcttgctgcgtgctgattTGTCAGTcgcctataatcatgcatatactactaatgttaatgtgtaaCAGCTGGATGCGTTTTTCAATCAaagcagtcaaagcacaagaagaagtgagctatttaaaatgaaaggcacctgtgcttggctaaagtagtttgtaaaacctggagTAGCTTTCAGTGtactccctgacatggattacctGGTCTGCCTATCCATCGCCTATTGTGTGGTAAACATGTTCTTCGGTGATTTCTAAATTAAACGGAGAAACTTCAGATTTTCctataaaaaaaatagaaacaGCTCATTGTTTTGCTATTGTTAAATATTTAATGTAACAGTTTACACTTATGTGGACAATGTATTTCAGTTGTTCATTGATCGACAACGAAAAACCGAGCACAGAGTTGTGTGCGCACACATAATCGAGTCATTGTTAACAATCCTAAAATCTCAGTTTACAGCAGTTGGGAAGCTTGTGTTTCAGTCAGTATTTGAAGTGGGCCCGCACTCGCCGCTACGCAGTACTTGCGCCTCTTCGGTTTTCTCTTCAAAGTACTGGCACCTTTCAGTATCTGCTGGTGCTGAATAACAACGGGAGGTCCAGCACGTGTTTTTCTCCACTTCAGCCACTGGTTTAAGTCATCTCAATCGGCCATTATTTTTTGGGTATAAAGCATCAAAATCATAAAGTAGAAATATTTCCTTCAAAGAGCTAAGGTTGACCTACTTAATTCTGAAACCAGAATCTTCTGCCATTAACACTTAATCAGGCCATTAAAGTGTCCCTCTTCCCAATAACATACTTTATTTTCATTGGCATAAGGCACAGGAGTACTAAATTTAgatctttttaaataattttaaattatatacgaTATACATTTTCAATTGTATTTTACAGTTAGCGTCACTAAATCAACATTTCTATTTACTATGCACAAACATTAGATGAGTAGCAAGGTAGCTCCATACTGAAATAGCGATATCTGTCACATTACCGTTCAGCGAAAGTTCGAACTGTGTATGCGTGAGAAAATCTATTACAAAACAATGTCCTGGAATGGGTACATTTATAGTGGTGTGCTCTTTACACAATTACAGCAGGTTCAACAATAAACAAAAGTGAATGATAAGCCTCCGATACTGCAGATTTTGCTATTTTCAGCAGAGGTGCTTTCTTAAATACAACTACCAATAGACCTAGGGTAGGGAATGCAATGACCCTGCACCCACAATTCCAGCCACTGAAATCTCTGTCAAATATTTCAAGACGCATAAGTGTGCCTAACACCATTAAAATCACACCTGACAATTATTGCGTGAACATATTTTAAGTGTAATATGTTCACTTTTATGTTCAGCAGTACTTGTTCACTGTAATAAGTGTAAACCCCTCTATGTGGCTATATGCTAATTTCAAGAGTTTCACATTTACTTTGACTGAGTTTATTGTTTGATGCTACTTAGTCACCTTGAGTGTTTTCGTTCCACTCAGTTTAATCATTAAAAAGTTACCTGTGACCACGAGGCGGTCACAAACTACTGAGACTCGTGTGACAGACTGGTTCCTAACTCTACATGTGTTTGCCATGAAGATTTGTGACGAGGGACAGCAAGTCCGAGCCAAGAATGGCACCTGAGCTCCTGCACCTCTTCTCAGAGACGGTGGTGCACCAAAGGGCTACTCAACTCTCATTCCTGTAAGGCCACATACTATAGGGACTTCAAAGCATAGAGCAGAAGACTTCCAGCTTCTTCAGATAATAAAGCCACTGCTGTGTCCTGCATGAATTAAGTTATTTACCAAGTGAAAACTTTTAGTGAAACAATCTAAATCAGTTTAAATAAAAAGAGACAATAGATTTACTTTAAGAAGCTCCTGCAATACTACAGGCTGCAGGAATGAGAGCTGAGCAGTACTCCTCTGCTACCTTCAGTCCCTAGTCATGGCTTCTGTTATTTCATACTTGCTCTGTGCTGCGTAAGTCCTCAGTACTTACTTATGCAGCTCCTCAGTTCTTATATTTTCCCATGATAGACATGAGTGCCCACCAAAGCAACTCCCTCAGGACTAAGAACAAAGATGGAACATGCAGTGCTGAAGCAGCACTGCAACACCCTCCTCCCTATGTCCTCCCACTCCCTGTCTGGTTTCTACCCACCACCATTATGGACCAAAACCAGAGTGCTCAGAAGGGCAGATCAAATCAGCCCAAAATGTTGGTCATCAAAAAGCCGCAATAGGAAGAAGTAGGGGGAGGAGTAATGTTAATAACATAACCTGAGAGGCACTTGGTAAAGGACCAGGGCCTTCTTCACTGAAAGGGGAGATTGTGGGAGGGGATGAGGCTTCATTCAGAGCAGAGAATCATCTGTGCATCCTCCTTCCAGCCCATAGCGAAATTCCTGCAGATTGGATATCCCATAGAAGTGGATGAAGGCAGCTGCCACCACTAGAACGTGGAAGATCTGGTGTGACTGGAACTGTGCGGCAGAGAAAAGGCCAAGTGAGTGAGGAAGGCACGAATTTCCGTCAGTGAGAAACACAGGAGAAGCTGGAGGGCCTTGGCAGGCTTACCCAGATGTCGCATTTGCCGGGGAAGAAACGCTCGGGGATACGAGCTGCGTAGAGCCCAGCGCCTGTGATGTACATGGCACCCATCAGGTAGAACCAGCCCATCTGGCCCACTGTGGTGGCTTTGACAAAGCCTTCCGCGATGGtgaagtgcattgtgggtacaaTCCCACTCAGTCCCAGACCCATGAAGACCCCTGTGATTGAGAAGAACAAAGGCAAATAGCTAATAACCATTAGAGCGGTTTTTTCCAACCCAGTCCCTCGGCgatccccagacagtccacatttttgctccctcccacatCCCTACCAGGGatgggactgggaaacactgcattagaGTAGAGAGGAATTGTCTTGGCCACTGCAGGATCCCACTGGGGGCGCACATAATCATACAGCTGAGTATTAACTGGTTCTTAAACGACacgtttaataaaaatgtaataaagaaAAAGTATGACGTTAAGTATGAAACTATGTGGAGCCACGTTGTCCGATAAGCACGCCGGCGGCTGATCACCTGCACGAGTGGGCCGATGGCGGGGTGTGGCGAAGCGATCCCACTGAGCGACGATGATGGCGGcgattcccagcatgcacaccaCAGAGAGGTAGATGAGGCGTGGTTGTGGGGAGCAGTAGAAGGAATAGTAGAGCCAGGGCACAAAGGAACCCATGATCAGGAGGGCAATGCCCGAGTAGTCCAGCCTAGGGGGCACCGGAACAAGGGAGAATTCAGACCTTTCACACTTTTACCCACATAAAACCAAAGTGTTACCCAAACGCTATTCTGTGAACCACAAGTCTATGTGAAACCACTGTGCGTTATGTAAAACTCACTGTCTGTTATCCGGACTGTACAGACTCACAGCCAGTCTGTAGAGTATTTTCTATCTTTACAAATTCAGGACATATCACTGACCTGAGACCAAGTCAGCTAAAAAAACTGTATAAGaaaatagggggggggggggttgggctcaGTATGGCTGGGCGTtaccttaaaaaataatattttcatttaaaaatatcagaATGAAGTATTGTCCAACCCCCCTtctaaaaaaaacatgcattatCATTAACTGCTTTAGATAAACAGTCAAAGCTCtacattaattattattttttttagatatgAAGAGAATGCATAATACAGATTGTGAAGCGTGGGATGGGGGAGCCAATAAAGGGACACAGgaggagaaaaaagaaagaaaaaaaagcagaatctcccaatacttttgtgttACTATAAATAGCTGGTCTGTGTATGTAGAAAGTGCAACTAgattaataattataaaactAAATGACAGAGATGTCTAGTAAAGTGGCCTTTAAGCATGATACTATGGGACAATGTACCCCATTTAACTTTCagattatgtatttattaataattgcccCGTATCCATTCATCACTGGTAACTATCAGCGAACGACAGCTATTTCATGTCAAGTGTTTATGCAAACAgccaaaaattaattaaaatttcccagtaaaaaaaaatctggaaaaCCAAAGGGTGTTGCTTGCTTTTGCTGAAAGACATTACAGCTGGAAAACTAAATTAAGTCTAAAACTAAATTTACCATGCTGTCGGAGTTAAGGCGTAAACTCGAACCCGCTTTCTGGAGTACACTCCACTATTTGTGCTTAAAGAAGGATATCAATTGGGGGATGTGTGAATCGATACTGAAATGTCACTTCTGTCAATCTGAATGTTTTCATCTTTGAAAAGATCTTTTTTCttccattaattttttttttcatcttccaTGTCCTATTAGGGGTTCCATGGAAATGAATAGAAAAATACAGAACAAATCATGTATTTTCATGGATCAGTACaggacacagcattttatttttcagtacGGGATGGTCTGCACAGCACAACTGTCAATAGTTCTAATGTGGCAATGCCAAACTTCCCAACTCAGAAGAACAGTTAATACACTATTACTGCAATGTGCTTGTGAAACGCTGCACAGTaacagctattttttttttcatttaaactgCGTTGGAAACGTTTGCTTGGTCAAATCACAAGTTCTGCTGTTATCATGCTTGGTGTTTAGCCTGGGTCTACCTCCCCGACAATGGCGATAACTGCTGGCTAGTCACTGTCAGACATAAACGCCAAGTTAGCTGTCTAATATCATCGATTACCAGGACTATCGTCATACCACCCAGCCCTTTGTCAGTAGCCCTTCAAACAATTTGCCCAAATAGGAcatcaccccccacacacacacacacaaacacacacacgcacacacacgcctgCAGTACACGATCCTTCCATCCACATGCATTCATGCAGAGTAACAGAATGCCTGAGGGAGGGTGGAGACGTACTTGGAGAAGGTGCGGGACACTTTCTCAGAGTGGCAGTAGACTGTGTGGAAGAGCCAGGAGAAGCTGAGACAGAGCACAGCACCCAAGAAGAACATCCCAAACACCACCTTCTCCTGCAGTGGGGCCGTGAAGGACATGTTGGGCCGCAACATGGTGAGGGTGCCCAAACACAGGAACAGGATCAGCcctgcagcacagggacatcaTGACAAATTCAAACTGTGTACGCAGACCTCAGTACACAGATCCACTCACCAGGGGATACTATCTCACATAATCTAGACTCAAACAAATATTCATTTATAGCTGATATGGCATTTTAACGCAATAATTTTTCAATTATTGCAATTCCAGATTTAAAACTGAATATATGAGTAGGGTTAATAATGATTACTGCAGTTGTGGTTAAAGAAATATGCATATACAAATATCTATATACAATGCTATGGCATCTCGTTTCCACAACCCACTGCGCTACTCCAAAACCGCATAGTGCCTATTTACTTTGCATATACACCTAATCCCAACCGGTTATATGCTTTAAATCATGCCTAGATTACAAAACTGTAATTATACAATGCAAATTCTATGTAATGATAGTATAGTAGTTGCTACAATGTATGGTTAAGGAaagaattataaaaaaaaaaaacatgcatgcaCAATACGGTAAGGTACAGTATAGAGCCACAAGCATTCAAAAACAACATAAGATGCATGTGCATAAGATGCAACCACATAAGACTGTACAAGAATATTTATATACGAAGCAGCCATTAGAGGTCTGCACACTGTGTGAGCACAGCTTAAAAGCAGTGATTCTCAGAATGTGTGgcgccccccccaccttggaGGCACTGTGGCACTGCAGAGGGGGGCGTAAAGCATAACAAATCCCAGGTTGAAAGTGTGCTAAAACGTGTTCTGGTACCAGAGGATGTGAGCGGAGCGATGAGAACTTCCGCTCATCGCACACGGAGCGGTGTGCTTCCCCCGCTCCCAGCCACTGCAGACCGCTCCCCGCTCCAGTCAGTTTTCACCACCCCTCCAAGGAAATCGTTCACCGTTCACTCCAACAAAGAAAATCTCCATAATATTTGAATTTTAACTTAAACTATAGCCTAGCATCAAAATAACTGAGCAGCCAGATCCACATTAAAGCAGAAATTATTTAAGATGTAAGCAGGTCCGATACTGTTCCGGTATGAAAAAGCAGAGTTGCcaagctggctggagtgagattttcaattccagacaattctgcacacacatttacatgtatgacgGTGTTATTGCTTTGTCTGTATGGGTAGGGTTGGTACGTGAAGGGGGTGATGAAAGGTCAACTACTTCCAAAGAGGGGCATGACAGAAAACGTCTGAGAACCACAGGCTTAAGGGGGAGTTATCTGCTGACCCAGGAGGTGCGTCCAAATGTTTCCTGTTTCTGTGTGGATCCTGAAGATGCTCCCAAAGCATGCACGGAAGGAGGGCATGGGCGGCCGGTGTCCGTGCAGAAGGTAGTCGTTGTCTTTCAGCCACTCGGGTAGAAGGTGGTATGGGATGACCCTCCAGCGGCCCTCCCAAACCTGTCACAAGCAAGGGGCGAAGAAACCAGTGTAACCGAGTGACCCCTCATCTGCCATTAACAAAAAAGCCCAAACTACTGATGGTGACTTGACCTTGTGCACAAACTCCTCCATCTTCTCCATAGCATGGTGGGCCTGTAGAGGCAATGTAATCACCCGTACGCTGTCttcatcctcctcatcctctgtgTCTCGAAGGGTCGAGGGGCCTCCTTGTTCTGTGGACCCCTGGTGACATAAACATCCTCTTTTTCTCAAGGAGGTCACTGGTATACCAAAGAAGTTTCAGATACATCTAATATTAAACGCAAGCTCTTCACTGGACATCCGTACAGAGTAACGCTCACAAAGGGTGTAAGCCACTAGCTGTGCCCTATACACCTCAAGCCACCCACTTTCCCTGCAaaattttatgcattttattcTGTGAAACACACACATTTCACATAGAGGCACATTGACAAAACCACTGCCTTGGAACAGACACATTACCTCTTCAAGCAGAGGCCCCATTTCAGTCAGCTCCACATCACCAAAGGGGCGGCTCTCCTCAGAGATGTTACAGTCCACATCGCTGGCTGGGCAGCTGCGGGTCGACATGGGGGTACCTTCGTCCAGCCCTCCCTGCCCGCAACCCCCACCCTAGAGCACCTGCTCGcaagcactcacacacacaaatgctcaCTGCTGGGTAAACTCAGACTGCGTTGATCAAACCCTGTGCAGTATACCACAGGCAGCTCCGATAGGGATCTTCCTCCAATCTGTTTCTCACTGTAATTCATCTGTGG
Encoded proteins:
- the LOC125712542 gene encoding adiponectin receptor protein 1-like, which codes for MSTRSCPASDVDCNISEESRPFGDVELTEMGPLLEEGSTEQGGPSTLRDTEDEEDEDSVRVITLPLQAHHAMEKMEEFVHKVWEGRWRVIPYHLLPEWLKDNDYLLHGHRPPMPSFRACFGSIFRIHTETGNIWTHLLGLILFLCLGTLTMLRPNMSFTAPLQEKVVFGMFFLGAVLCLSFSWLFHTVYCHSEKVSRTFSKLDYSGIALLIMGSFVPWLYYSFYCSPQPRLIYLSVVCMLGIAAIIVAQWDRFATPRHRPTRAGVFMGLGLSGIVPTMHFTIAEGFVKATTVGQMGWFYLMGAMYITGAGLYAARIPERFFPGKCDIWFQSHQIFHVLVVAAAFIHFYGISNLQEFRYGLEGGCTDDSLL